From Oreochromis niloticus isolate F11D_XX linkage group LG1, O_niloticus_UMD_NMBU, whole genome shotgun sequence, a single genomic window includes:
- the LOC100707703 gene encoding transcriptional repressor CTCF, with the protein MEAEVVSMESAQATDGKVLPEGGEALTQGEVAGNMEMMVMDALDPTLLQMKTEVLEGGGTMTVSGGDEGQIITLQVVNMEEQAGAALGLGQLQLVQVPVTTTTVDGLQATYVETSAANKDAEPVICHTLPLPEGFQVVKVGANGEVETVEQEELQAAHEELQGTRVEEEEEDEEPAEVETSVPPQDDPEWTKDPDYQPITAVRKGKKGKKSRLRYAEGDRDMDVSVYDFEEEQQEGLLSEVNAEKVVGNMKPPKPTKIKKKGVKKTFQCELCSYTCPRRSNLDRHMKSHTDERPHKCHLCGRAFRTVTLLRNHLNTHTGTRPHKCTDCDMAFVTSGELVRHRRYKHTHEKPFKCSMCDYSSVEVSKLKRHIRSHTGERPFQCSLCSYASRDTYKLKRHMRTHSGEKPYECYICHARFTQSGTMKMHILQKHTENVAKFHCPHCDTVIARKSDLGVHLRKQHSFIETGKKCRYCDAVFHERYALIQHQKTHKNEKRFKCDQCDYCCRQERHMIMHKRTHTGEKPFACSQCDKTFRQKQLLDMHFKRYHDPSFIPTAFVCDKCSKTFTRRNTMLRHADNCTGDATLEENGTPPPKKGRRGRKRKMQSRRDDDDDDTEGELDEAEEEEDMLTEIEVEQAPSVVPIPAPVEPPVKRKRGRPPKSKPDTAAIIRVEDETTGEVDDIIVKKEVGADQDDDGNEAAQEVVVGEGKSTIQMEELSQGEGVAQAGQLSEAPPNGDLTPEMILSMMDR; encoded by the exons ATGGAGGCCGAGGTTGTTTCCATGGAGTCCGCTCAGGCGACGGATGGAAAGGTCCTGCCAGAGGGTGGAGAGGCCTTGACACAGGGTGAAGTTGCTGGTAACATGGAGATGATGGTGATGGATGCTCTCGATCCAACTCTGCTACAAATGAAGACAGAGGTGTTGGAGGGAGGCGGCACAATGACAGTTTCAGGTGGAGATGAGGGCCAGATCATCACGCTCCAG GTGGTGAACATGGAGGAGCAAGCAGGTGCAGCATTAGGTCTGGGTCAGCTTCAGCTCGTGCAGGTACCTGTCACAACTACAACTGTAGACGGGCTCCAGGCTACTTACGTTGAGACGTCAGCGGCTAACAAGGATGCAGAGCCAGTTATTTGTCACACTCTTCCTTTACCTGAGGGCTTCCAG GTGGTTAAAGTGGGTGCAAATGGTGAAGTGGAGACTGTAGAGCAGGAGGAGCTCCAGGCAGCCCACGAGGAGCTCCAAGGGACAagggtggaggaggaagaggaggatgaagagcCAGCAGAGGTGGAGACCTCTGTGCCCCCACAAGACGACCCAGAGTGGACAAAGGACCCCGACTACCAGCCTATTACCGCTGTCCGTAAAGGGAAGAAGGGAAAGAAGAGTCGCCTGCGCTATGCAGAAGGCGATCGTGACATGGATGTTTCCGTGTACGACTTTGAGGAAGAGCAGCAGGAGGGGCTACTGTCAGAGGTTAATGCTGAGAAGGTTGTGGGCAACATGAAGCCCCCTAAGCCCACAAAGATCAAGAAGAAAG GTGTTAAGAAGACTTTCCAGTGTGAGCTGTGCAGCTACACCTGCCCACGGCGCTCTAACCTGGACCGACACATGAAGAGCCACACAGATGAGAGGCCGCATAAATGTCACTTGTGCGGGAGAGCGTTCAGAACAGTCACACTGCTGAGAAACcacctcaacacacacacag GCACTCGGCCACATAAATGCACAGATTGCGACATGGCGTTTGTGACCAGCGGTGAGTTAGTGCGTCATCGTCGCTACAAGCACACACACGAGAAGCCTTTTAAGTGCTCCATGTGCGACTATTCCAGTGTCGAG GTGAGCAAGTTGAAAAGGCACATCCGCTCTCACACAGGGGAGCGACCCTTCCAGTGCAGTCTGTGCAGCTATGCCAGCAGAGACACTTATAAGCTGAAGAGACACATGAGGACACATTCTG GTGAGAAGCCATACGAGTGCTACATCTGCCATGCTCGTTTTACACAAAGTGGCACCATGAAGATGCACATCCTGCAGAAACACACGGAGAATGTGGCAAAGTTTCACTGCCCACACTGTGATACCGTCATTGCACGTAAAAGTGATCTTG GTGTTCACTTGAGAAAACAGCATTCATTTATTGAGACGGGGAAGAAATGTCGTTACTGCGATGCTGTGTTTCATGAGCGCTATGCTCTCATTCAGCACCAGAAGACTCACAAGAATGAGAAGCGTTTCAAGTGTGACCAGTGTGACTACTGCTGCAGACAG GAACGCCACATGATAATGCACAAGCGCACCCACACGGGGGAGAAGCCATTCGCCTGCAGCCAGTGTGACAAAACTTTCCGGCAGAAGCAGCTCCTGGACATGCACTTCAAGCGTTACCACGATCCCAGCTTCATCCCCACTGCCTTCGTCTGCGACAAATGTAGCAAGACATTCACTCGCAGG AACACGATGCTGCGTCATGCTGACAACTGTACAGGCGACGCTACTTTGGAAGAAAACGGAACTCCACCACCCAAAAAGGGACGGCGTGGCAGGAAGAGGAAGATGCAGTCCAGgagggatgatgatgatgacgacacAG aAGGTGAGCTTGAtgaggcagaggaggaagaagatatGCTAACTGAGATCGAGGTGGAGCAGGCCCCATCTGTTGTCCCTATCCCAGCCCCAGTGGAACCACCAGTCAAGAGGAAGCGTGGGCGCCCCCCAAAGAGCAAACCAGACA CGGCTGCTATCATCCGTGTGGAGGACGAGACCACCGGAGAAGTCGACGACATCATTGTGAAGAAGGAAGTTGGAGCTGACCAAGACGATGATGGTAATGAGGCCGCACAGGAGGTGGTGGTTGGTGAAGGGAAGTCGACCATCCAGATGGAGGAGCTGTCCCAGGGAGAGGGTGTAGCACAGGCGGGGCAGCTGTCTGAAGCCCCTCCGAACGGGGACCTGACTCCTGAGATGATCCTCAGCATGATGGACCGGTGA